Proteins encoded by one window of Nitrospirota bacterium:
- a CDS encoding DUF6631 family protein — translation MSASDLDVLVPQPQVVDLAGQRLAISPLVLGELPAMLKAVQPFAQRLAGEPDWLALLSDHGDALLTGLAIASRQPREWVDALALDDAITLAATVFEVNADFFVRRIAPKVGDLAQRLNGRLAGLTPSPA, via the coding sequence ATGAGTGCTTCCGATCTGGATGTTCTCGTGCCGCAGCCTCAAGTTGTGGATCTGGCCGGCCAACGCCTCGCGATCAGCCCGCTGGTGCTCGGCGAGCTGCCGGCGATGCTCAAGGCCGTGCAGCCCTTCGCGCAACGACTGGCGGGCGAGCCGGACTGGCTCGCCTTGCTCTCGGACCACGGCGATGCCTTGCTCACCGGGTTGGCGATCGCCAGCCGCCAACCGCGCGAGTGGGTGGACGCGCTGGCTCTCGACGATGCCATCACCCTGGCGGCGACCGTGTTCGAGGTGAACGCGGATTTTTTCGTGCGCCGGATCGCGCCGAAAGTCGGCGATCTGGCGCAGCGTCTGAACGGCCGTCTGGCTGGGCTGACGCCA
- a CDS encoding major capsid protein, whose amino-acid sequence MQNPFSNPAFSMASLTAAINLIPNRYGRLETLDLFPIKPVRTRQVVVEEMHGVLNLLPTLPPGSPGTVGKRGKRAMRAFVVPHIPHDDVVLPEEVQGIRSFGQETETESVAGVLARHLETMRNKHAITLEHLRMGALKGEILDADATPLVNLYTEFGITPKTVNFALGNANTNVKGKCAEVLRHIEDNLSGEFSIGVHCLCSPEFFDALTGHAKVEEAYKNWQQGAVLINDMRRGFTFGGITFEEYRGQATDANGNARRFIAAGEAHAFPLGTVDTFATYFAPADFNETVNTLGQPLYAKQEPRKFDRGTDLHTQSNPLPMCHRPGVLVKLTAA is encoded by the coding sequence ATGCAGAATCCCTTTTCCAACCCCGCCTTCTCGATGGCGAGCCTCACCGCCGCCATCAACCTGATCCCCAACCGCTACGGGCGGCTGGAGACCCTGGACCTGTTCCCCATCAAGCCGGTGCGTACCCGCCAGGTGGTGGTGGAGGAGATGCACGGCGTGCTAAACCTGCTGCCGACCCTGCCGCCCGGCTCGCCCGGCACCGTGGGCAAGCGCGGCAAGCGGGCGATGCGCGCCTTCGTCGTGCCCCACATCCCGCACGACGACGTGGTGCTGCCCGAGGAGGTCCAAGGCATCCGTAGCTTCGGGCAGGAAACCGAGACCGAGAGCGTGGCCGGCGTGCTCGCTCGCCACCTGGAGACCATGCGCAACAAGCACGCCATCACCCTGGAGCACCTGCGCATGGGGGCGCTGAAGGGCGAGATCCTCGACGCCGATGCCACGCCGCTGGTCAATCTCTACACCGAGTTCGGCATCACCCCCAAGACCGTGAACTTCGCCCTCGGCAACGCCAACACCAACGTCAAGGGCAAGTGCGCCGAGGTGTTGCGCCACATCGAGGACAACCTCTCGGGCGAGTTCTCGATCGGCGTGCACTGCCTGTGCTCGCCCGAGTTCTTCGACGCGCTGACCGGCCACGCCAAGGTCGAGGAGGCTTACAAGAACTGGCAGCAGGGCGCGGTGCTCATCAACGACATGCGCCGCGGCTTCACCTTCGGCGGCATCACCTTCGAGGAGTACCGGGGCCAGGCCACCGACGCCAACGGCAACGCGCGCCGCTTCATCGCCGCCGGCGAGGCCCACGCCTTCCCGCTGGGCACGGTGGACACCTTCGCCACCTACTTCGCCCCGGCCGACTTCAACGAGACGGTCAACACCCTGGGCCAGCCGCTCTACGCGAAGCAGGAGCCGCGCAAGTTCGACCGCGGCACCGATCTGCACACCCAGAGCAACCCGCTGCCGATGTGCCACCGGCCCGGTGTGCTGGTGAAGCTGACGGCAGCGTGA
- a CDS encoding head decoration protein has translation MPTLVEPMNLGDLLKYEAPNLYSRDPATVAAGQSLVLGSVVGRETATNKLKALDPTATDGTELPAGVLIVDADATAADLDAVIVARHAIVARHVLVWPAGITPAQQSAAIAALEARGILVREGA, from the coding sequence ATGAACCTGGGCGACCTGCTGAAGTACGAGGCGCCCAACCTGTACTCGCGCGACCCGGCCACCGTCGCCGCCGGCCAGAGCCTCGTCCTGGGCAGCGTCGTCGGCCGTGAGACCGCCACAAACAAGCTGAAGGCGCTCGATCCGACCGCCACCGACGGCACCGAGCTGCCCGCCGGCGTGCTGATCGTCGACGCAGACGCCACCGCCGCCGACCTCGATGCGGTCATCGTCGCGCGCCACGCCATCGTCGCCCGCCATGTGCTGGTCTGGCCTGCCGGTATCACGCCCGCGCAGCAGTCCGCCGCCATCGCCGCCCTCGAAGCGCGCGGCATCCTCGTTCGTGAAGGAGCCTGA